GACACCCAGTAGAAAGCGTCTCCATGAGATGTCCAGTCCTATCAGCACTATTAAGACACCTAGGGGCACGTTACGAACCTGTGGTCTAGATGGTTATCAGTGTGGCCGagacttttgcttctcttgtaTATGAATGGTCGTTCTGATTTTACATATTACTTTTGGTAGAGAAGACTCTAGATAATAAAGCCTTGGGAGACCAATATACAACAAGCAAACATAGCGCTGTGGTTTTATTTGAGGCTTACGCTACTCGAGAAAAAGCTGACTCAAAAGCATAAAAACCTCCAGCTacaaagtaaaaaaaaaaagttaGGAGTATTGATGGTTAGATTAGCCCTCGATCTCAACGTGCTATAAACCCCAGAACCTGGAACGCCGAAACCACATTGCCTCATTCCACATCGCCCCTGTAACGATGTCCGAGATGTCGCTGCATGTCAcgcaagcttctcctcattaCACCGAACCGTTTGAGTCATACGTCatgccaaggctgttgaaTATTCTCATCCAGCTCCATTCTCACGGAGTCCATCTCACAGAGCCATTGAGTCGGCGCGCTTTCATGGCGGAAAGGATCAAGGCAGATCCGGCTGAGATATTCTCTTCCTAGTATGGGTGTATCCTATCAGGGACGGAAAACCGACAAAGGAAAGCAGTAACCGCCAGTCAGGGTATCATGGGTTCAGGGTTGCCACGAGATGGATCGCCAGAGGTGATGAGTGTTGGAGAGCTACGACTCCAAGCACTCTCAAGACTTGTTGGCAGCGCCATTAGCAGCTGCAAGGTGTTGCTTAAAAACCTCGGGATCACGGACGGGGTTGAAGTAGGGGTGCGCTTGCGCCTCCTTGGCGGTCAAACGCTCCTACACAAATGTTAGATCAGACaggagatgttgaagctatAAACAAACCTGATGGTCGTATCGCAGTAGCTTGTCAAGGAAATCGATGGCCTCATTAGAAACAAATCGCTGATTTTCCGAGGTGACGAAGCTATGCCATGGTTTCTTCTGGAATCGTCCAAGAATGTCGTCATATTGCGCATCCAGTTCAATTTCGTACTTGTCGATGTAGTCAAACAGATCATCAGTACCAAGAACCTTTGCAATTTTCACAAGCTGGTCCGAGTTACTGTTCCCATGGAAGAACGGCTCCTTTCGGAAGATCATAGAAGCAAACATGGCTCCCAGGCTCCACATGTCGAGACTGTAATCGTACTCCTGGAAATCGACCAGCAGTTCTGGGCCCTTAAAATAGCGAGAGGCCACACGAACGTTGTACTCGGTACCGGGGTGATAAAATTCGGCCAGGCCCCAATCAATGAGACGCAACTATGAACTGTCAGTGGGCTCTACGTCAGCCGTGTCATGCCAGATTGACCAACCTTCCGGTTCTCATGATCGATCATAACGTTATGAGGCTTAACATCTCGATGCATAATACCCTTGCTGTGGCAGAAGTCCAAggccttgaggagctcaaagATGTAGAACCGGACATCGATGTCATTGAACTTGGGATAGAGGCTTCGGAAATCGGTATTATTGACGTGCTCGAAAATGAGGGACGGCGTCTTACTCTATTTGTGTGGTCAGTTACATATTGCGATGTCAGTTGAAAAGGTTGGCACCAACCTGCGCATCCCGAACAACGTCAAGTAAGGCAACAACATTGGGACCCCCGGCCAAATtctggaggatcttgatctcgcgcttgatcttcttcttcttcacagGCTTTAAGACCTTGACGACGCACTTCTGGTAGTTGACGACATTGATGCCTTCAAAGACTTCCGAGTACTTTCCACGACCTACAGACGCACAAGGGGTCAATAACTAAGCAACGAAATGGACGACAACGGCATACCGATCTTTCTGACGACCTCGTAGTTTTCTAGAGCCCCCCAGCCTACATGTTTATCAGCTTCATTGTCAAGGGAGTTCTCACGTGGGGTGAGGGCATACTGATGTTAACACTGTCGTAGTCCCAGTAACTGCGGGGCATGCTCTGGTTGACATCGGCGTAGACGCGCGCCATGATGGGCAGAGATCGAGACTGTGGCAGGGAGGCGACGCTGGCGGTGGAAGAAGATAGTGTCGCGGGACGTCAACGACGGTCGGAGCGACAGAGATGCTAAAGATGAGAGGTTGAGGCCGAGGTAGTTGTATATCTAATTTAGCCCAACCCAAGGTCTCTAGTCtaagaggctgaagaggagaggcgGCTGGACCTGCTTTGACTTGGTTTGCAAAATCAAGGTGGGATGGCATTTCAGGTCgggcccagcccagcccagaTTTGCCCCGTATTTTGGCGGGCGGGCTGGGCTATGATTCGCTGTAGCGCTTATCGGCCGCCCCGCGATAACACTGGCGAATGGGCACGAGTACCTCCAAATCAATCACAAGGCAAGCAAATAGATGGTGGCGTGTCTAGGATCCAAATTGAATGGATGCGTGATAGCTGTTTGTTTCTGGCATTCACTTCTTATTGAACAGTTACTAACATACACAGTCTAGAAAGACTTCCAGGTGTCACAGAAACCGTGAAGTGCTTAGGCTATCCAAGGCCAAAGGGTCAAGTCTGCTAATAAATGTTACTTTATGAACATCTTGTCGCCATCTAAACAAACATAATTATCCCATGCTCAAGCTAAGTCTAAGGTAGGTCGAGATTATATGTAGACCCATCTCCTAGGGATAGGTAGTTCGCGAATATACTTGtttccatttcttctgaCCCCGGCCGCGTCCAGATAACAAGAATTTAATATTGGGACCAAAAATCACATTTGCATCACGAATAGGCCTCGAATAAAATACATGGCTTGCGATCCACCAGTCAAAGCGCCTACCTCACATATTCATTGGCCACTAAAAGACATATAATATGTACAAGCTACCTTGTGAAACTTGTCAAACTGGCCGGCTTTGCGGTATCCTACACCACAGTCATGATTAGCAACATAAACAAACTGCCTGCTGGGAAGAATACGAATAAAAGTCTCATATTTCAGAGAGAAGATTAATTGTTCGACATTTCAGGGCTGCAGAGGTGTCAATATCAGCAGGAGCCAATACGTCGTCCACCTCCAGCCCCGATCCGACTAAGGATGACGATACAAGGGTTTTCATCATAATGAGATTCAAACACACTGGAGGCAGAATCAACTTACAATCGAAATGTCTTGGCGGGTAACGTTCGAAAGTTCAAAAGCAGTATCCCTTGTTCATCCAGGGAACATGCTTAGTCGTATTCCAGCGAGTCCAAGCCTTTGTCCACAACGTCCCAGGTTCGTTTGCGCAAGTCTGGTTTCGGTTCGGGGCGAGGGCGCTGAAGaccgttcttcttcttctttcgttTCTTATTGCTCTGGAAGGAAGCGGGTAATAAGGAAGACATGTTTTTGGTTTGCTTTGAAGTGGGGGTATCATTACTCAAATCCATGACGTCGCTCGACGGCGCTGTTTCTTTCAAACCCAGCTGTTTCgctctttctttctctttgcGTTGAGTTTCGAGTTCTGAATGTCGAAATATCTCGATTTGCGCATCTGTCAAAGTCCTTTTCACACCATCCGGATAATAGCCCAGGCtatcgtcctcctcctcctcccgaGTATCGTTGACGGCGTCATCTTGAGTTTGATCCTGGGAGGGCGAGTCTACGAATTCAGATCCGAAGGCGGCGACGGCTGTGTGCGAGAAATGGGATTCGTGGAAAGCAACGAGATCGTCCTAGAAGTATCAGTAAAGTATCAAACTGCGCGTATCGGGGTAACGTACGGTGGAAATGCTGGGTATTCCATGCGCATTTGTTGTACTTCCATTATTTGATTGCGGCATGTCTTGTTTTCTTTAACGCGAGATCAGGCATAACTTGGGATTTGGCGAGATTGGCGGAAGACGCGTCCAGGCCGAAATTATGTCACGTGCCAATGCACCAACATCGATTTGATCCGGTGTGAAAAGATAAAAATATGTCCTGCAGCCTGGCAAGCAAAGTATGTTGTGTGAAGACAGTCCAaaagtttgatgatggagctGGTTGAAGCTTCAGCCATCAACTCAGAGCCCATAGATGGCTCACTGGGACTTGAGAAGTGCTAGAGCACTCTCAAAGGCCCTTACAACTTGATCATCTGCAAAGCGTCAATACTTGGTCAAAGGGTGGGATAAAAAGCACGTCTGGCTCACAATGCTGTTGTTTCCGTTCCATCTTGTTTTCAGCGAGATTCACAAAGCGTCGTCGTGTTTGCAGGCGCTTCGCTGCCCGCTCATCATCGTGCCCTGACGCTGACGCAGCCCAGATTTTGAAGTACTCCCCAGATGTTAGTTTCACCAGTCTGCATCATTGCTCAGAAGAACTTACCTTTGAGAGAGCATCCGCCTCCTTCAGAATCTCCCGCTCTCGCTCATCTGCCTCTTGCAAAGCAGCCTCATAACGCGCTTCAAACTCATCCCAGTCAAATGGTTCTAAAACACCAGGGGTATCTGGCAGATCAGAATTGTTGGCATGTCGATCATCTTGAGGCTCGGGTGTCGTTCTATTAGCATGCGGGTGTCTCTGGATGTTGCTCATGTTTGATTCCTCAGGAGCAGGGACAGTGGGTTTGATATCGtcttgactgtgactgtTCTCGCCGTCTTGTTGTAGTGGAAGTGCTGTATCCATGTTGGGCATTTCGCGTTGAATCACCAGGGGTTTTGTCGGCCAAGCAACAGGGGTGTCTGTTAGGAACGTGCAGCACTGTCGAGTGAGCAGCCTGATCAACTGTCTTGAGACGTTGGTAAGTGGTCTTGGATCTTGTATTCCACAAAGCGGTGATTTCTCTATCAAAGCTTACTGAGCTCAGTGAAGGAAGACTGATTCCCGATACCTAAATGGTGAAGTTAGGTAAGGTATTTGAATCATTTACTTGCTCACTAACAGGAAGTCTGAAGTGTGTGTGTTCCTGCATTTTTTGGTTGGCTGCCTGTGTGGCTTACGTTCATGCGCCACAACATTGTCACTATCAATGCTCGACCCGTGACTCCCATCTTCTACTTCAAAACCTACAAGTCACTTGGCTTTCACTTTTACTTTTACGTTCACTTTCAGTCGCTTATCTCGGGTTTACGAAAATGCTCCCCGGCTCTCTTGTTTCATCACCGGAAGGCTGAACGTGATTCCCTGGGCTTCTTTGATCAACAGATAAGGACAACTGCCTGAACGCAGGTGGCAAAGATACAAGGCCAGTATGGACTGCGATATCTGCCATCGTATTCACGACCCAGAGCGTCTTCCGTTTCTGTGCACCGTGGACGCCAGAAACTCGCTTCTCGATGGTCGCATAAGCAATGTGGAACTTCTCCTGCAAAACGAGAGTCTCCAAAATGAATTAAACGAACTATTAGATGAGACGAGCGCCCCAAACAAGTTTCACAGAGAATCACTACAGGCACAACAGCGAACAGCTGAAGACAGGACGACCCAGATTTTGGCCGCTGCCGATAAGCTCAGAAATGACATCAAAGCTGCCAGGGAGGAGATCCAGGCCCGGAAAGCTGCGCTCTCTCGTCGCAAGTCGGATATTGCAGCTGTGTCTGGTGGTCTGGTTGAGCGCAGAGTGAAACAGCAAAAAGATATAGAAACGGACATTGGCAGACTTAGGTATAAGTGGTCTCGCAGCGCTGGCGACATGGCTCGTACACGATCTTTTCTTTGTATGGAGGCAGCCCGGCTATATGGACTTGAACGTGTCAAAGAAGGCTCTACTGGTAAATATGAGTATTACCTTGGCGGGATTCCCGTTGTTGATTTGGCCACAATGAACTGTAGGCTCTTCCACGACTCTTTCGACTATGTACTAACTCCCTTTacagcatcaacaccagagatgatctcaacatctcTCAGCCACATTTGTCATATCCTGATGCTCGTATCACACTATCTTTCAATTCGTCTTCCTGCGGCAATTACTCTTCCTCACCGCGACTACCCACGACCaaccatcttcaatctctctGCTTCTTACAGATCTGAGGATCCAGTATATCCTAGTCAGACAGGAGCAGGGAATCCTTCTCAGTCCGGAGACACAGAGTCCCAGCGTGTTTCACGTCCAAGACCTCTTTTCATTGACAAGCCACCAGCGCTGTTGGCCAAGGAAGATCCAGCAACCTTTTCATATTTCATAGAAGGTGTGACTCTGCTCGCCTACAACATCGCCTGGGCTTGCAGTACGCAAGGTGTTTCTATAGGTGATAGGACTCACTTTGAAGACATTTGCAATATGGGGCGCAATTTACACGAGCTCCTCACAAATCACCAAAATGTTGGTGCAAATATctatccttcatcatctagCAAGAAGGATCCCAGCGCATCCAAGAATGAAACCGATGCCCATGCCAGCCGCATGGGACAATATTCCCACGGCACAACTTTCTACTACCTGGGCGGAGCTGAAGCTACCGAGTTCAGTAAGACATTCAAGCTTCCCGGTCCGATGAAATTGGCCGAcaagctgaggaagaagctgctcaGTGAGGCGCCTGCCCCTGACTGGGAAGTTCTAAATGATGATGCATggaaagttgaagaagaggttgttgataCGAATCAACCCAACAAAGACTTGCGAGGTAGCAATAAGAATTCCCCCGTTCGGGGAACGAGTGGGTGGATGAAGGTAAAGAATAGATAAAATTACTAAGAACAATACATAAGCAATTACTTATAATTCATTGAAATGCCAAAAGATAATGCTAATAAATGCAGAACAATACTGAAGCTCTAAGACATAAAGATGGCAAAAGATATGGTTCCGCCCGGGATCGAACcggggaccttctcggtgttaacgagatgccataaccaactagACCACGGAACCGTGCTAATTCGTTTATGTCTGAATGTTTGTCTCGTCATTCTCAAACTATCAATAGATACTAAGTTCAATCTCTTGCTTTAGGGTAGcataatatataatattaaagcTGGGGAGTATAAGGAGACAGTATAGTATTTCTATATATAGGTAGGCCCTATATAGGTTATTAAAATAaattttaatattttatttatatttataagatttatatatataatagcagtaatatattaattataaacTAAGTTCTGTATATTAGAATAAGCTCCTAGCTGCAAGTCTTAACTAGAAATAATACTTCTAGcttataatttaattatcACAGTATATATAGAATTTTAATAGAGAAATCATCTTTAGATATAATGTTTTATAAGAGACCGGAATGAACAATAACCGATTATTGCATTTATAACATTGGTACATTTATTTATTCATGTAGTCTTACATAGGGGCATGCAGCCTGGAGAGCTATGCTAATAGTCTGCTCATCATAATATACATGACTGTACAGTATGCTTCTCTGCCCGCCGTTTTATTTCCCAGATTTCCCAAACAAAGCTGCGATGTAATCTCCAAACGTAGATGTTCCTTCTGCCTGCCGCTGTTTCCTCTGCTCCGCCTGTGTATCCCAAATTTTCTGAACGCTGCCGGCgacctcggccttggcctggagaTCGGCACGAAgagcagcctcttcaaccgCACGCTCATCAACTGGTAGCTTATCAAGTTGTTCCTTCCATTGCTGTTGAAGTTCTTCAGTGGGCATGACCGcatctttcttggctttcggCAAAGTTGTCTGGAAGACCGGCACGGGCAGTCCTTCTGCCTTAGCCTTCTCGACTGCCTCCTCGTGCTTGATCATTCGCTGATAAAGAGAGTCGGCGTGCATTTGGAtatcctcttccacctcagGCGATCTGCCTACCACTGACCCATGGCCCAACGCTCTCAGAAAACGCTAAAACATAGTTAAAAATGGGATGTTGAGTAAGGCGGATGTGGCCCACATACTGATTGCATCATATAACACCTCTCGAATTTTCGAACTTGATGTCTACACATCTGTATTTGATCCTCCCAGCTTCCATGCTTCATGCAATTCACCCACTCCTCTTGGTATTCAGCACAATTTTCCAACGCTGCCTTGCCAATGGCCTCTTTTCGTTCCTTGTATGCCTCCAAGACGCTCATTAGCTTCTCATGATCGGTTGCGGTCTCTGCCTCAATCTCGGCGAGCGGCTGGTAGTTCTTCCAGAGGTGGGCATATCGACCGTCTTGATACAAGCTTGCTGAAGGTACGACTGGCTTCTGTTGTTCTGTAATTGTCGCCACTGCATTGGCATCCCGGGGCTGCTGATTTGTTGGAGGAGGGTTCGTAGGTTGGTTCGAAGGGTATTTGAGGGGAGATTCTTTCTCCAGAAAGTCGCGAAGGCTTGGATCGAGTTTTGAAAGAGGGTCTGACGACTTGCCGGTACCAAGGACCGAAGATATCCAACCCATTGTAGCAAACTGGTTTCTCTAAACTGGCACCAGTCTATGGGAAAAGGGTTGGAATTGAGTTCAAAACTGGACTCGAAGTTGACACTCCAAAAACTAGACTATAGCTTCAACTGCGATAGGTGGAGGTAAGAATTTCAGCGAAACACTGTACGAAGCACTGTATACCAACGCCATTTTTTGTAGTTCATCAGGCGAGACTAAACCCATAGGATCCAAAGATCCGAGCCGGTCGACATCATAATATCAAGCATCTAGGCCAAATGGGAATTATTCATATCATTGTCATAACCATTTATTTGATTCAGGCGAACTGgcacctcatcatcaaactgCAGTTGCATCTATGTATCATGGAGTCTTCACCACACACAACCGCATCAGATAGGTCAAACAACAGTTCCTCACGGCACTGGCATTTCTTGGTAGGCGAATAGTCAAAGGTATGAACGTAATCTTGAGATCATGAAGACCCTTTTCCTAGCCATATCACGCCCGATTGTGAACCATCAACCCAAAACAATTGTCTTCGTGAATCCTTTTTTATTCGCGATTGCATCTATAGCACAATCACTTGCAACGCAACATCCGGTGCCCGACCCTTCAGGAGAAACTTCCCATCTCTCCTGATGCTTATCACGCCGAAAAAATGCCAGAAGAAAGTCCCAACTTAAAACTTAGAGAACTTCTTAACAGCCTTGCCAGTTCGGGGCAGGACGCGCAGGACGTTGAAGCGGACCTTAAATTATGTTAGCGAGCATCCCTGATACCAGTTCGTCTGTTCTAAAACGTACAGTCTTGCTGAGGGGTCGGCACTGGCCAACGGTGACCTGGtcaccctcctcaacacGGAAAGCGGGGGAGACGTGAGCGGCAACGTTCTTGTGTCGCTTCTCATAACGAGAGTACTTGGGGATAAAATGCAAGTACTCTCgtcggatgatgatggtgcgGTGCATCTTGGTGGAAACGACGGTACCGGTCAGGATACGGCCACGGATAGAGACGAGACCAGTGAAAGGGCACTTCTTGTCTGTAGATCCAAATGTTAGTGATGCGCTCAACGTGTTATTTTATTTGCGCAAATCTCTCCCAGCACGGTTGATTGGTGTCGCTGTTTGTGTGCCCGTCGTTTGGCAAAATTCGTCTTCTTGTGCTCCTGCAAGTCCCAAAATCTCAAAATCTCAAAATCTGTCGAACGTACCGATGTAGCTACCCTCAATGGCGGCCTTGGGGGTTCGGAAACCCAGACCGACGTCCTTATACCATCGTCGGCCACCCTTGCCCGGTCGGGtgctcttggtcttggtcttcgaGTTCTGGAAGATGTGAGGCTGCTTCTGGAAAGCACGCTCCGACTGGACGGTCAACTCGGTCGCCCTGATGCAAAGGTTAGCGACTCATTCGGATTCGAGATCGTGTATTCATTCGGATTCGACGCTGCAGTTGGGCTGGACCGTCACTGACATCTTGAATTATCCTTCTCGGGCAGGTACCGTAACGAGATGGCGTGTGGTTGAGCTGGGTGAGACGAGGTTGATATTGGCTATGCTAGGCGGAAGGAGAAAATAACACCAATTTTTGCGTGCCTTCCTTAGGTAAGGACAATTAGGGCTTGGAATTTTCGCGAGGCAGGTGCAGAGACACTCACGTGACTTTTTCAAAAATCGCTGTGGCTCAGGCTCACGTGAGAAGGCGCCATGGCTGTGATCGAAAGTGGGCCatttgaggttgataaaTGCCAGCCCCACTCTCCCCCCTGGCAGCCAAAGTAAACAAAAACACGCGAGATAGCCAAGTCACAGCCCACTATCACTTATCGTCGTCGCGCTTCAGGTTGGGGGTTGACTTTTGACTCGATAAAACCCAACGGCTCAATTACGCATGATGGCGCCCGCCGATGCAACTTTGCCTGCTACAAGGCGCACGCGAAGATCAATCGGTGCCCATACAGATGTTAATAAGGCGTTCGAGAAAGAAAATGCGACTGTCGACGTCACAAGCTCGTTAGCCGCGAGCCGCAAAAAGTCGAGGAGCAAGAGTTTAGGTCCTGGTGGCTTGGATGCTCTCATGAAAGCCAACGGAAACAGAAGAGCTGTGAGACATGATTATTTTTTACTCCAGAGATAAGTAATAACTAATAATTTCAGTCTCTTGCAGTCCCATCAAGAGCCCCGCGCTCAATTCTCAAACAAACCATGCCGATACCTGAAATACCGCCTATGAAGCCGAGACAACCCGATCTAATTGACTTTGGTGAACCGACAAAAGAATTTTCTACTCCGAACAGCACGGATAATAGCGGCTCCAAGATCGCTGtcaagacagaagaagagcagcaAGCTGCAGCTCGGGAACGAGAGGAGCGTGAGCGTCGCGATGCTCGTCGCAAATCTCTTGCAAACCGTCGCGTATCTTTTGCTGCCGAGGCAACTCTGCACACGTTTCATGAAGTTGAATTTAACCAGGACTCGACGACGTCTACCGACTCAACAAGGCGAAACTCAGCCTTTTCTAATGCCGCAACTCAGCAACAGGAAcgcgacgatgaagagaagaagcagagacgAAGTTCTGGACTCCCGCCAGTCAATCTCCACAACTCCGAAGACGACACTGCGACGACGCTCTATAGCTCAGATTCCGAACCTGCAGATGCAGTCGAAGAGGTTGCCGATGTTGAGGtagatggcgacgatgataGCAGTGAATCCGACGATGGAACGATGATGACTGTCGATGATGTGACCGGAACAACAGCTGCTTCAGATCGATCGGTAGATTCCGATGGAGAGTCATCCACATTAGATGAAGCCCTGAGACTGGCTGCGAGAAGGGCTGGCAatcaacaactccaagatgatgaagacgacgaccttgacgaggacgaagaatATATCCCTATGTTTGGATGgggcaaggagaacaagaacaacattgCCGtacaagatcaagaaaacTTACCGCTCCCAGCTCAGACTcagcaagatgaagcaaTGCAGGATATGGAGGATGCTACCGGAACCAACATGAGTATGGACATGGATATGGACATGACACGCGTAGTCGGTGGTATCATTAAACCCCAGCCTGCACAGCAGTATGACCCGGATGAGGATATGTCTATGGACGTCACTCGTGTAATAGGGGGCATCATCAAACCCCAGCCCCCACAAGAATATAATCCGGATGAG
This genomic interval from Fusarium verticillioides 7600 chromosome 1, whole genome shotgun sequence contains the following:
- a CDS encoding CMGC/CK2 protein kinase, which codes for MARVYADVNQSMPRSYWDYDSVNISWGALENYEVVRKIGRGKYSEVFEGINVVNYQKCVVKVLKPVKKKKIKREIKILQNLAGGPNVVALLDVVRDAQSKTPSLIFEHVNNTDFRSLYPKFNDIDVRFYIFELLKALDFCHSKGIMHRDVKPHNVMIDHENRKLRLIDWGLAEFYHPGTEYNVRVASRYFKGPELLVDFQEYDYSLDMWSLGAMFASMIFRKEPFFHGNSNSDQLVKIAKVLGTDDLFDYIDKYEIELDAQYDDILGRFQKKPWHSFVTSENQRFVSNEAIDFLDKLLRYDHQERLTAKEAQAHPYFNPVRDPEVFKQHLAAANGAANKS
- a CDS encoding 40S ribosomal protein S11, which gives rise to MATELTVQSERAFQKQPHIFQNSKTKTKSTRPGKGGRRWYKDVGLGFRTPKAAIEGSYIDKKCPFTGLVSIRGRILTGTVVSTKMHRTIIIRREYLHFIPKYSRYEKRHKNVAAHVSPAFRVEEGDQVTVGQCRPLSKTVRFNVLRVLPRTGKAVKKFSKF